A single region of the Kocuria rosea genome encodes:
- a CDS encoding glycosyltransferase family 4 protein encodes MTPRRIVIVSRIFAPEPAAASFRLRALARGLTEAGAEVTVLTTRPPAGSVIEPEPYDVRRWPVLRDRFDYVRGIVQYLSFDVPVLFRLLATRADLVVSEPPPTTGMAVLVSSLLRGRPYVWYAPDIWTTAAEKMEVSAPVKRAMRVMETLAARRAAGVLTVSEAMGRELQSVTGVAWEKVLVAENGIDTDVFRPDGPVAEPGAPYFVYAGSMSEWQGADVFVRAMPRVLEAHPDARLRFFGRGSDIDRVQEIAERLAPGSVLFEGLRPAAETAEWTRGAVAALGAVLPGIGYDFTKPTKIYAAAACGTPVVYAGAGVAAELVQDNGLGAAVDHDADAVAEAMIAALDRRLDPALAEDNDRERRRRAAWAAENASLAASGRLAAEWLLQGFPD; translated from the coding sequence GTGACTCCCCGCCGCATCGTCATCGTCAGCCGCATCTTCGCCCCCGAGCCGGCCGCCGCGTCCTTCCGGCTGCGGGCCCTGGCCCGTGGCCTGACCGAGGCGGGGGCGGAGGTCACGGTCCTCACCACGCGCCCGCCCGCCGGGTCCGTCATCGAGCCGGAGCCCTACGACGTGCGCCGGTGGCCCGTCCTGCGCGACCGGTTCGACTACGTGCGCGGGATCGTCCAGTACCTCAGCTTCGACGTTCCCGTCCTCTTCCGGCTGCTGGCCACCCGGGCCGACCTCGTGGTCAGCGAACCGCCCCCCACCACGGGGATGGCCGTGCTCGTCTCCTCGCTCCTGCGGGGCCGTCCCTACGTCTGGTACGCCCCCGACATCTGGACCACCGCCGCCGAGAAGATGGAGGTCTCCGCGCCGGTGAAGCGGGCCATGCGCGTCATGGAGACCCTCGCGGCCCGGCGGGCCGCGGGCGTGCTCACCGTGTCCGAGGCCATGGGCCGCGAGCTGCAGTCCGTCACCGGCGTGGCCTGGGAGAAGGTGCTCGTGGCGGAGAACGGCATCGACACCGACGTCTTCCGCCCCGACGGACCGGTGGCCGAGCCCGGCGCCCCCTACTTCGTCTACGCCGGGTCGATGTCCGAGTGGCAGGGCGCCGACGTCTTCGTCCGCGCCATGCCCCGCGTCCTCGAGGCCCACCCCGACGCCCGCCTGCGCTTCTTCGGCAGGGGCTCCGACATCGACCGCGTCCAGGAGATCGCCGAGCGGCTCGCCCCGGGGAGCGTGCTCTTCGAGGGGCTGCGTCCCGCCGCCGAGACCGCGGAGTGGACCCGGGGGGCCGTCGCCGCCCTGGGCGCGGTGCTCCCGGGCATCGGCTACGACTTCACCAAGCCCACCAAGATCTACGCCGCCGCCGCGTGCGGGACGCCGGTCGTCTACGCGGGGGCGGGGGTCGCGGCCGAGCTCGTGCAGGACAACGGCCTGGGCGCGGCCGTCGACCACGACGCCGACGCGGTGGCCGAGGCCATGATCGCCGCCCTCGACCGCCGGCTCGACCCGGCGCTGGCCGAGGACAACGACCGGGAGCGCCGCCGCCGGGCCGCATGGGCGGCCGAGAACGCCTCCCTGGCGGCCTCCGGTCGCCTCGCCGCCGAGTGGCTGCTCCAGGGCTTCCCCGACTGA
- the glf gene encoding UDP-galactopyranose mutase, producing the protein MNADLVVVGSGLFGLTVAERAANELGLDVAIIDRRHHIGGNAYTENEPQTGIEVHRYGAHLFHTSNERVWDYVNRFTDFTDYVHRVYTRHHDEVFPMPINLGTINQFFRAAYSPAEARALIQEQAGELAGTDPQNLNDKGIQLIGRPLYEAFIKHYTGKQWQTDPKDLPASIINRLPVRYTYDNRYFNDKYEGLPVDGYTAWLERMADHPKIDVRLDTDFFDEGHDYSRSAVSGQVPVVYTGPVDRYFDYAEGDLSWRTIDLEQEVLPIEDFQGAPVINYPDPDVPFTRILEFRHFYPQRDYTTDATVIMREFSRFAEKGDEPYYPVNTSVDREKLLKYRDLARGEDKVLFGGRLGTYKYLDMHMAIGAALSMVDNKLKPHFTGGATIESGGVDA; encoded by the coding sequence GTGAACGCAGATCTCGTCGTCGTAGGGTCCGGCCTGTTCGGCCTGACCGTGGCCGAGAGGGCCGCCAACGAGCTGGGCCTCGACGTGGCCATCATCGACCGGCGGCACCACATCGGTGGCAACGCCTACACGGAGAACGAGCCCCAGACCGGGATCGAGGTGCACCGCTACGGCGCCCACCTGTTCCACACCTCCAACGAGCGGGTCTGGGACTACGTGAACCGGTTCACCGACTTCACGGACTACGTGCACCGGGTCTACACCCGGCACCACGACGAGGTCTTCCCCATGCCGATCAACCTCGGCACGATCAACCAGTTCTTCCGCGCGGCGTACTCGCCGGCCGAGGCCCGGGCGCTGATCCAGGAGCAGGCCGGGGAGCTCGCGGGGACGGACCCGCAGAACCTCAACGACAAGGGCATCCAGCTCATCGGCCGGCCGCTCTACGAGGCGTTCATCAAGCACTACACGGGCAAGCAGTGGCAGACGGACCCCAAGGACCTGCCCGCCTCGATCATCAACCGGCTCCCCGTGCGCTACACCTACGACAACCGGTACTTCAACGACAAGTACGAGGGCCTGCCGGTGGACGGCTACACCGCGTGGCTCGAGCGCATGGCGGACCACCCCAAGATCGACGTCCGGCTGGACACCGACTTCTTCGACGAGGGCCACGACTACTCCCGCTCCGCCGTCTCCGGGCAGGTCCCGGTCGTCTACACGGGCCCCGTGGACCGGTACTTCGACTACGCCGAGGGCGACCTCTCGTGGCGGACCATCGACCTGGAGCAGGAGGTCCTGCCGATCGAGGACTTCCAGGGCGCCCCGGTGATCAACTACCCGGACCCCGACGTCCCCTTCACCCGGATCCTGGAGTTCCGCCACTTCTACCCGCAGCGGGACTACACCACGGACGCCACGGTGATCATGCGCGAGTTCTCCCGCTTCGCGGAGAAGGGCGACGAGCCGTACTACCCGGTCAACACCTCGGTGGACCGCGAGAAGCTGCTCAAGTACCGCGACCTCGCCCGCGGCGAGGACAAGGTCCTGTTCGGCGGCCGCCTCGGCACCTACAAGTACCTGGACATGCACATGGCCATCGGGGCCGCGCTGTCCATGGTCGACAACAAGCTCAAGCCCCACTTCACCGGCGGGGCCACCATCGAGAGCGGGGGAGTGGACGCGTGA
- a CDS encoding glycosyltransferase: MTATTQDTERTGTEGTSYRVLQELVFPAKDRFPTQPLYLDSRADTGTAAQQEDTKEQRPQIVVNVASDAGAASGVAILGRTSVRVPARSTVSFATYFNAFPASYWRHNTHLREVVLRVRTTGRGSVNVHSSNARGESVPVSVHEVSGAERLTEVVLPLKAFADGGWYWFDATAADQELEVLGAQWLGDGTGTTEGSVTLQITTMNKPSYCLTNARLLDEQREHLPQVAQVVIVDQGNQKVVDEPGFSEVQERFGDRLRVIDQGNLGGAGGFARGMYEAVRADSTYVLLMDDDVEIEPEAVRRISVFADFCKRPTLVGGHMIDLLNPTKIHNFGEAMDPYSFQYGPAGEGVEIGHDFRRSNLRSTAWMHRRIEVDYNAWWMCLIPTQVVREIGLALPVFIKWDDVEYGIRAKAAGYRTVSLPGVAVWHLAWADKDDTISWQAYFHKRNQLVAALLHSPFDRGGEVLGRNGIKDLRHLLSMQYFAEEARVLALRDVLAGPEALHELLPQRIRDVRRMMTQHSDAVYEADLDAYPTVASAKPLRTRRLSAPHGLKVLTSATTAVVRHLAVRPQEQAEQHPQVHLPYQDARWWRLARYDSALVSASDGTGYTWYKRSPREARALMAESLRLHAQLALRWPELSRRYRAALPEVTSMAAWEATFREHSEIGA, encoded by the coding sequence GTGACCGCGACGACCCAGGACACCGAACGGACCGGCACCGAGGGCACCTCCTACCGGGTGCTGCAGGAGCTCGTCTTCCCGGCCAAGGACCGTTTCCCGACCCAGCCCCTCTACCTGGACTCCCGGGCGGACACGGGCACCGCCGCCCAGCAGGAGGACACGAAGGAGCAGCGGCCCCAGATCGTGGTCAACGTGGCCTCCGACGCCGGGGCCGCCAGCGGCGTGGCGATCCTCGGCCGCACCTCCGTGCGCGTGCCGGCCCGCAGCACCGTGTCCTTCGCCACGTACTTCAACGCGTTCCCGGCCAGCTACTGGCGGCACAACACCCACCTGCGCGAGGTCGTGCTGCGCGTGCGCACCACGGGCCGCGGCTCGGTGAACGTGCACAGCTCCAACGCGCGCGGCGAGTCCGTGCCCGTGTCGGTGCACGAGGTCTCCGGCGCCGAGCGGCTGACCGAGGTCGTGCTGCCGCTGAAGGCCTTCGCCGACGGCGGGTGGTACTGGTTCGACGCCACCGCGGCGGACCAGGAGCTCGAGGTCCTGGGCGCCCAGTGGCTGGGCGACGGCACAGGCACCACGGAGGGGTCCGTGACCCTCCAGATCACGACCATGAACAAGCCCTCCTACTGCCTCACCAACGCCCGCCTCCTGGACGAGCAGCGGGAGCACCTGCCGCAGGTCGCGCAGGTCGTGATCGTGGACCAGGGCAACCAGAAGGTCGTCGACGAGCCGGGCTTCAGCGAGGTCCAGGAGCGCTTCGGCGACCGGCTGCGCGTCATCGACCAGGGCAACCTGGGCGGGGCCGGCGGCTTCGCCCGCGGCATGTACGAGGCCGTGCGCGCCGACAGCACCTACGTGCTGCTCATGGACGACGACGTCGAGATCGAGCCCGAGGCCGTGCGCCGGATCAGCGTGTTCGCCGACTTCTGCAAGCGGCCCACGCTGGTCGGCGGGCACATGATCGACCTGCTCAACCCGACGAAGATCCACAACTTCGGCGAGGCCATGGACCCGTACAGCTTCCAGTACGGCCCCGCGGGCGAGGGCGTGGAGATCGGCCACGACTTCCGCCGCAGCAACCTGCGCAGCACCGCGTGGATGCACCGCCGCATCGAGGTGGACTACAACGCGTGGTGGATGTGCCTGATCCCCACGCAGGTCGTCCGCGAGATCGGCCTGGCGCTGCCCGTGTTCATCAAGTGGGACGACGTCGAGTACGGCATCCGGGCCAAGGCGGCCGGCTACCGCACCGTGTCCCTGCCCGGCGTGGCCGTGTGGCACCTGGCCTGGGCGGACAAGGACGACACCATCAGCTGGCAGGCGTACTTCCACAAGCGCAACCAGCTCGTGGCCGCCCTGCTGCACTCCCCGTTCGACCGCGGCGGCGAGGTGCTCGGGCGCAACGGGATCAAGGACCTGCGGCACCTGCTGTCCATGCAGTACTTCGCGGAGGAGGCCCGGGTCCTGGCCCTGCGGGACGTCCTGGCCGGGCCCGAGGCCCTGCACGAGCTGCTGCCCCAGCGGATCCGCGACGTGCGCCGGATGATGACCCAGCACTCCGACGCCGTCTACGAGGCGGACCTGGACGCCTACCCCACGGTCGCGTCGGCCAAGCCCCTGCGGACCCGGCGGCTCTCCGCCCCGCACGGGCTGAAGGTGCTCACCTCGGCGACCACCGCCGTGGTGCGCCACCTCGCCGTGCGCCCGCAGGAGCAGGCCGAGCAGCACCCGCAGGTGCACCTGCCCTACCAGGACGCCCGGTGGTGGCGGCTGGCCCGCTACGACAGCGCCCTGGTCTCCGCCTCGGACGGCACCGGCTACACCTGGTACAAGCGCTCGCCCCGGGAGGCCCGCGCCCTGATGGCGGAGTCCCTGCGCCTGCACGCCCAGCTGGCCCTGCGCTGGCCGGAGCTGTCCCGCCGCTACCGGGCCGCGCTGCCGGAGGTCACCTCCATGGCGGCCTGGGAGGCGACCTTCCGCGAGCACTCGGAGATCGGCGCCTGA
- a CDS encoding ABC transporter permease, which translates to MPAATVVRRPSPGTGLPAVFRQRYLLKLLVDKELQIRYRGTVLGLLWSYVKPGIQFVVFYVALGIFLGLERGMENYAVYLFSGIILINFFSESFGNAARSIVANASLIKKIYLPRQMFPVASVWVAGVHLMPQLVVMLLAALIVGWSPTWISLLAVPAALLIVGLLGAGLGMLFGAANVFFRDAENFVDLIVMVSTWSAPVLYSWTMVRDVLGPVWFAGFMLNPLTVAVELSHAAFWLPTTTPGAHEVPPHLFSLWTPVALLVVTVVMFLGDLLFRRLEGRFAQEL; encoded by the coding sequence ATGCCGGCTGCCACGGTCGTCCGGAGGCCGTCCCCCGGGACGGGGCTGCCGGCGGTGTTCCGCCAGCGCTACCTGCTGAAGCTGCTGGTCGACAAGGAGCTGCAGATCCGCTACCGGGGCACGGTCCTCGGGCTGCTGTGGTCCTACGTCAAGCCGGGGATCCAGTTCGTCGTCTTCTACGTGGCCCTGGGCATCTTCCTGGGCCTGGAGCGGGGGATGGAGAACTACGCCGTGTACCTGTTCTCCGGGATCATCCTGATCAACTTCTTCTCGGAGTCCTTCGGCAACGCGGCGCGCTCGATCGTGGCCAACGCGAGCCTGATCAAGAAGATCTACCTGCCCCGGCAGATGTTCCCCGTGGCGTCCGTGTGGGTCGCCGGCGTGCACCTCATGCCGCAGCTGGTGGTCATGCTCCTGGCCGCCCTCATCGTGGGCTGGTCGCCCACGTGGATCTCCCTGCTGGCCGTGCCCGCGGCGCTGCTGATCGTGGGTCTGCTGGGGGCCGGTCTGGGCATGCTCTTCGGCGCGGCGAACGTGTTCTTCCGCGACGCCGAGAACTTCGTGGACCTGATCGTCATGGTCAGCACGTGGTCCGCCCCGGTGCTCTACTCGTGGACGATGGTCCGGGACGTCCTGGGCCCGGTGTGGTTCGCCGGGTTCATGCTGAACCCCCTGACCGTGGCCGTGGAGCTCTCGCACGCGGCGTTCTGGCTGCCGACCACCACCCCCGGCGCCCACGAGGTGCCGCCCCACCTGTTCTCCCTCTGGACGCCGGTGGCGCTGCTGGTGGTCACGGTCGTCATGTTCCTGGGCGACCTGCTGTTCCGTCGCCTCGAGGGCCGATTCGCGCAGGAGCTGTGA
- a CDS encoding ABC transporter ATP-binding protein, whose protein sequence is MSTDRTTPPAEPAVVAEHLAKEFSLRHARSLKETVMWLARGRRQDISNRFRALEDLSLSIRPGESVALVGLNGSGKSTFLKLVSGVMSPDGGSLTVNGRVAGLIEVGAGFHPDLTGRDNVYLNGAILGMSKEDIDRKFDQIVAFSEIEQFIDTEVKFYSSGMYLRLAFAVAVFTDPDIFIIDEILSVGDEPFQRKSLGRVKELSEEGKTLLVVSHDFDVVRKVCDRGVWIEHGRVRSDGPIDEVIEQFRAAENAG, encoded by the coding sequence ATGAGCACCGACCGCACCACCCCGCCGGCCGAGCCCGCCGTGGTGGCCGAGCACCTGGCCAAGGAGTTCTCGCTCCGCCACGCCCGTTCCCTCAAGGAGACGGTGATGTGGCTCGCCCGGGGGCGGCGCCAGGACATCTCCAACCGCTTCCGCGCCCTCGAGGACCTCAGCCTCAGCATCCGGCCGGGCGAGAGCGTGGCGCTCGTGGGGCTCAACGGCTCCGGGAAGTCCACGTTCCTCAAGCTGGTCTCCGGCGTGATGAGCCCCGACGGGGGCTCGCTCACGGTCAACGGGCGCGTGGCCGGGCTGATCGAGGTCGGCGCCGGCTTCCACCCCGACCTCACCGGCCGCGACAACGTGTACCTCAACGGCGCGATCCTCGGCATGTCCAAGGAGGACATCGACCGGAAGTTCGACCAGATCGTGGCGTTCTCCGAGATCGAGCAGTTCATCGACACCGAGGTGAAGTTCTACTCGTCCGGCATGTACCTGCGCCTGGCCTTCGCCGTGGCGGTGTTCACCGACCCGGACATCTTCATCATCGACGAGATCCTCTCGGTGGGCGACGAGCCCTTCCAGCGCAAGAGCCTGGGCCGGGTCAAGGAGCTCTCCGAGGAGGGCAAGACGCTGCTGGTCGTCAGCCACGACTTCGACGTGGTCCGCAAGGTCTGCGACCGCGGGGTGTGGATCGAGCACGGCCGGGTCCGCAGCGACGGGCCCATCGACGAGGTGATCGAGCAGTTCCGCGCCGCGGAGAACGCCGGCTGA
- a CDS encoding DUF6541 family protein, with protein sequence MLTDWGPHLPAFLVLLAFLWLPGLALLWAFGQRGGRILLTAPVFSVAVVGLTGVVLDLAGIPYGALTQVAAAVVLAALAWLVGRLLPRGGHAPGPHDAGADPAGPAERSGGAGRRLFPAGAAAGLAIGAVLLVRRMASVIGHPEAMAQRWDNIFHLNAIRYVVETGNGSTLTLNRMVSPESTIALYPAAWHQLASLAVPLAGDSVLVAHNLTLLAVGGLVWPASCIFLVRCLVGPSPVAAVVAGTAAAGFSVFPLGLMAWGPLFPNILALALAPVSLGLLVRLLGPGVSADRTARTPDAAGRVRLAASLVVTLGALFVSQPNAFLALLVVAVPLAATAWWLGLRAAAGARRRGPALGLVAVAVVVVTTWLLLWNVLTTSFVWEPSTTLARAAGEALLFGSNGREDVPWVLVLLTGAGIYAAIARRRLRWLVIAHLVLSYLYAVAAAGEESPVRQWLVGGWYTDSYRLAATLPLTAVPLIALGAAHVVGSLAIGMTALASFTGRPRAGRAAYPVAAVVVLGLAVPYSQVESLTQATRWGKQYYAWEGPESILNQDEYALLQDLDELTEPGDVIAVNPWNGGSLAFAVAERPVTQYHVESPGVELRTLDPELNALATGIADATPDSRACAAAEELDVQWVLDFGTQFIIPGARQAGEYADINAVDPQLAPGLALVERNGQAALYEIVGCDGA encoded by the coding sequence GTGCTGACGGACTGGGGACCCCATCTGCCGGCGTTCCTGGTCCTGCTGGCGTTCCTGTGGCTGCCGGGGCTGGCGCTGCTGTGGGCCTTCGGGCAGCGCGGGGGCCGGATCCTGCTGACGGCACCGGTCTTCAGCGTCGCCGTCGTCGGGCTCACGGGCGTGGTCCTGGACCTGGCGGGCATCCCCTACGGCGCGCTCACCCAGGTGGCCGCCGCGGTGGTGCTGGCGGCGCTGGCGTGGCTGGTCGGCCGGCTCCTCCCCCGGGGCGGCCACGCGCCCGGCCCGCACGACGCCGGGGCGGACCCGGCCGGCCCGGCGGAGCGCTCCGGCGGCGCGGGCCGCCGGCTCTTCCCGGCGGGCGCGGCCGCCGGGCTCGCGATCGGGGCGGTGCTGCTGGTGCGCCGGATGGCGTCCGTGATCGGGCACCCGGAGGCGATGGCCCAGCGCTGGGACAACATCTTCCACCTCAACGCCATCCGCTACGTCGTCGAGACCGGCAACGGCTCGACCCTGACCCTGAACCGGATGGTCAGCCCGGAGAGCACCATCGCGCTGTACCCCGCGGCGTGGCACCAGCTGGCGTCCCTCGCGGTGCCCCTGGCCGGGGACAGCGTGCTCGTGGCCCACAACCTGACGCTGCTCGCGGTGGGCGGGCTCGTCTGGCCCGCCTCGTGCATCTTCCTGGTCCGATGCCTCGTCGGCCCGTCCCCCGTGGCGGCCGTGGTCGCCGGCACGGCCGCCGCCGGGTTCAGCGTCTTCCCGCTGGGCCTGATGGCCTGGGGGCCGCTCTTCCCCAACATCCTCGCCCTGGCGCTCGCCCCCGTGTCCCTCGGCCTGCTCGTGCGGCTGCTCGGCCCCGGGGTGAGCGCGGACCGGACGGCGCGCACCCCGGACGCGGCCGGCCGGGTCCGGCTGGCCGCCAGCCTGGTGGTCACCCTCGGCGCGCTGTTCGTCTCCCAGCCCAACGCGTTCCTCGCCCTGCTCGTGGTCGCGGTCCCCCTGGCGGCCACGGCGTGGTGGCTCGGGCTGCGGGCGGCCGCGGGCGCCCGGCGCCGTGGTCCCGCCCTCGGGCTCGTGGCGGTCGCGGTCGTCGTGGTCACCACGTGGCTGCTCCTGTGGAACGTCCTGACCACGTCGTTCGTGTGGGAGCCGTCCACCACCCTGGCGCGGGCGGCCGGCGAGGCTCTGCTCTTCGGCTCCAACGGCCGGGAGGACGTGCCCTGGGTCCTCGTGCTGCTCACCGGGGCGGGAATCTACGCTGCCATCGCCCGGCGGAGACTGCGCTGGCTGGTCATCGCCCATCTGGTGCTCTCGTACCTCTATGCTGTGGCCGCCGCGGGCGAGGAGAGCCCGGTCCGGCAGTGGCTCGTGGGCGGGTGGTACACCGACTCGTACCGCCTCGCGGCCACACTCCCGCTGACGGCCGTACCGCTGATCGCCCTCGGTGCTGCCCATGTGGTGGGCAGCCTGGCCATCGGCATGACGGCACTGGCCTCGTTCACCGGCCGCCCCCGGGCAGGCCGAGCCGCCTATCCCGTCGCAGCGGTCGTGGTGCTGGGTCTCGCGGTGCCCTACTCCCAGGTCGAGTCCCTGACCCAGGCGACCCGATGGGGCAAGCAGTACTACGCATGGGAGGGGCCGGAAAGCATCCTCAACCAGGATGAGTACGCGTTGCTCCAGGACCTCGACGAGCTCACGGAGCCGGGGGACGTCATCGCGGTCAACCCGTGGAACGGTGGCTCCCTGGCGTTCGCGGTCGCCGAGCGGCCCGTCACCCAGTACCACGTCGAGTCACCCGGGGTCGAACTGCGCACGCTGGACCCGGAATTGAACGCCCTGGCCACGGGGATCGCCGACGCCACCCCGGACAGCCGGGCCTGCGCCGCCGCCGAAGAGCTGGACGTGCAGTGGGTCCTGGACTTCGGCACGCAGTTCATCATTCCCGGTGCCCGCCAGGCCGGTGAGTACGCGGACATCAACGCCGTCGACCCGCAGCTCGCGCCCGGTCTTGCGCTGGTCGAGCGCAACGGGCAGGCCGCGCTCTACGAGATCGTCGGCTGCGACGGCGCCTGA
- a CDS encoding glycosyltransferase family 2 protein has product MSRSWIVMPVYNEAAVVGEVLKELRKTFPHVVCVDDGSSDDSARICAEAGAVVVQHPINLGQGAALQTGFEYALQDPGMDCVVTFDSDGQHRVTDAWDMVERIRSGEAEVVLGSRFLDGRTRISPLKRVVLRTAAFFSKLSTGMDLSDAHNGLRAIDRGTLTRIRLTQNRMAHASEIVNQLADIRPRWVEHPVEIIYTDYSKSKGQSLLNGVNILAELFVK; this is encoded by the coding sequence GTGAGTCGTTCGTGGATCGTCATGCCCGTGTACAACGAGGCGGCCGTCGTGGGAGAGGTGCTGAAGGAGCTCCGGAAGACCTTCCCGCACGTCGTCTGCGTCGACGACGGATCCTCCGACGACTCGGCCCGGATCTGCGCCGAGGCCGGCGCCGTCGTCGTCCAGCACCCCATCAACCTCGGGCAGGGCGCGGCGCTGCAGACCGGTTTCGAGTACGCCCTGCAGGACCCCGGGATGGACTGCGTGGTCACCTTCGACTCCGACGGCCAGCACCGCGTGACCGACGCGTGGGACATGGTCGAGCGGATCCGCTCGGGCGAGGCCGAGGTCGTGCTGGGCTCCCGCTTCCTCGACGGGCGCACCCGGATCTCCCCGCTCAAGCGGGTCGTGCTGCGCACCGCCGCGTTCTTCTCGAAGCTGTCCACCGGCATGGACCTCTCCGACGCCCACAACGGGCTGCGCGCCATCGACCGGGGCACCCTGACCCGGATCCGGCTGACCCAGAACCGGATGGCGCACGCCTCGGAGATCGTCAACCAGCTGGCCGACATCCGGCCCCGCTGGGTCGAGCACCCGGTGGAGATCATCTACACGGACTACTCGAAGTCCAAGGGGCAGTCGCTGCTCAACGGCGTGAACATCCTCGCCGAGCTGTTCGTCAAGTAG
- a CDS encoding DUF2304 domain-containing protein: MIYAVQILLVLAVGYGALALIRGGANAKHRAIRRVVGLAFFIFAALSIFFPDLLTGVAHFFGIGRGTDLVLYGFVVIFMITQATSALRNRQQEVNVTRLARHIAVAEAERPWAPAPEHAQRASVRDFAETSPAQRPAA, encoded by the coding sequence ATGATCTACGCCGTCCAGATCCTGCTGGTCCTGGCCGTGGGCTACGGCGCGCTCGCCCTGATCCGCGGCGGGGCCAACGCGAAGCACCGGGCGATCCGCCGCGTGGTGGGCCTGGCCTTCTTCATCTTCGCGGCGCTGTCCATCTTCTTCCCCGACCTGCTCACGGGCGTGGCCCACTTCTTCGGGATCGGACGCGGCACCGACCTCGTCCTGTACGGCTTCGTGGTGATCTTCATGATCACCCAGGCCACCTCCGCGCTGCGCAACCGCCAGCAGGAGGTCAACGTGACCCGGCTGGCCCGGCACATCGCCGTCGCCGAGGCGGAGCGGCCCTGGGCCCCGGCCCCGGAGCACGCCCAGCGCGCCTCGGTGCGGGACTTCGCCGAGACCTCCCCGGCGCAGCGCCCCGCGGCCTGA
- a CDS encoding glycerophosphodiester phosphodiesterase, translated as MTHVTTEQDGTRPDVAARLRALLRAGVPFAGNLLTSAAGAALGRHLVAPSPVPRAAVPRDWPAVFAHRGGAEVAPENTLEAFRAAAALGDVVLELDVQASADGTAVLMHDLTVDRTTDGTGAVALMSAAELQRLDAGHAFTLDGGTFPWRGRGVHVPTLAEVYEAFPEHPVAIELKGNRPGAEEIVWRAVRAAGAQERTLVATNRTASIRRFRQVSGGAVPTAASPTEFAAFRLLCLLGRHQHHTLAFQGLQPPDSLLGLRVLTPGLVRSAQQAGLRVDVWTIDREDDMRRLLGWGVDGVMTDRPDVLSRVLREA; from the coding sequence GTGACCCACGTGACCACCGAGCAGGACGGCACACGCCCCGACGTCGCCGCTCGTCTCCGGGCGCTGCTCCGCGCGGGCGTCCCCTTCGCCGGGAACCTGCTCACGAGCGCGGCCGGAGCGGCCCTCGGCCGGCACCTGGTGGCCCCGTCGCCGGTCCCGAGGGCAGCCGTGCCCCGGGACTGGCCGGCCGTCTTCGCGCACCGGGGCGGCGCCGAGGTCGCCCCGGAGAACACCCTCGAAGCGTTCCGGGCCGCCGCGGCCCTCGGGGACGTGGTGCTGGAGCTCGACGTGCAGGCCTCCGCCGACGGCACGGCCGTGCTGATGCACGACCTCACGGTGGACCGCACCACGGACGGGACCGGCGCCGTCGCGCTGATGTCCGCCGCGGAGCTCCAGCGCCTGGACGCCGGGCACGCGTTCACCCTCGACGGCGGGACCTTCCCGTGGCGGGGGCGCGGGGTGCACGTCCCCACGCTCGCGGAGGTCTACGAGGCGTTCCCCGAGCACCCCGTGGCGATCGAGCTCAAGGGCAACCGTCCCGGCGCCGAGGAGATCGTCTGGCGGGCCGTCCGGGCGGCGGGTGCCCAGGAGCGCACGCTCGTCGCGACGAACCGCACGGCCTCGATCCGGCGGTTCCGCCAGGTATCGGGCGGGGCGGTGCCCACGGCGGCCTCCCCCACGGAGTTCGCGGCCTTCCGGCTGCTGTGCCTGCTGGGCCGGCACCAGCACCACACGCTCGCGTTCCAGGGCCTGCAGCCGCCGGACTCGCTCCTGGGCCTGCGCGTGCTCACGCCCGGACTCGTGCGCAGCGCCCAGCAGGCGGGTCTGCGGGTGGACGTCTGGACCATCGACCGGGAGGACGACATGCGCCGCCTGCTGGGGTGGGGTGTGGACGGCGTCATGACGGACCGGCCGGACGTGCTGTCCCGGGTGCTCCGGGAGGCCTGA